In Sodalis ligni, a single genomic region encodes these proteins:
- a CDS encoding MFS transporter, with protein sequence MNDAATKSRIRWWVAGLMWLAIAINYVDRTVLSASAPQLIKELSLNPETMGLVMAAFFWSYSLLQIPGGWFADRFGQKKGLGLALGWWSVATAAMGLATGFKSLLALRLALGVGEAAAYPSNAGITARWFPDKERATVSGLFDSASKFGSAVAMPLIVWLIYMFDWRMTFVITGAVGLVWLIAWYIIYAENPEDHKHISSQEVRYIRDGQLQKHGDKSVLPIKWYKLLRYRNIWAMCIGFFTINYTSYFFITWLPTYLVKDKGMDFINMGMVAALPLLCGMIMEVAAGWASDVVAHKKILSLTATRKLFLTIGLLLALCIGFAPFTQSVFMTVLLLCVAKSGTTIAASQVWALPGDVAPKNSVSMVAGLQNTVSNFGGAIGPVVTGFIVATTGSFTYALVFSAALVVVGILNYLFLLGRVEPIEPEISGPAPQASVDHI encoded by the coding sequence ATGAACGATGCCGCAACGAAATCTCGTATCCGCTGGTGGGTCGCCGGCTTAATGTGGCTTGCCATTGCCATTAATTATGTTGACCGCACGGTGCTCTCCGCTTCCGCGCCGCAATTGATTAAAGAGCTCAGTTTAAATCCTGAGACCATGGGCCTGGTGATGGCCGCATTTTTTTGGTCTTATTCGTTATTGCAAATTCCCGGCGGTTGGTTTGCCGATCGTTTCGGCCAGAAAAAAGGGCTGGGATTGGCGCTGGGCTGGTGGTCCGTCGCCACCGCGGCCATGGGACTGGCCACAGGATTCAAATCCCTGCTGGCGCTGCGATTGGCCTTGGGAGTGGGCGAGGCCGCCGCTTATCCGAGCAATGCCGGCATCACCGCCCGCTGGTTCCCGGACAAGGAGCGCGCCACGGTGTCAGGCCTGTTCGACAGCGCCTCGAAGTTCGGCAGCGCCGTGGCCATGCCGCTCATCGTTTGGCTTATCTATATGTTTGACTGGCGCATGACGTTCGTGATAACCGGTGCGGTCGGCCTGGTATGGCTGATTGCCTGGTATATTATCTATGCCGAAAACCCGGAAGACCATAAACATATCAGTTCGCAGGAAGTCCGCTATATTCGCGACGGGCAGTTACAAAAACACGGCGATAAATCGGTCCTGCCGATAAAATGGTATAAGCTGCTGCGTTATCGCAATATCTGGGCGATGTGCATCGGGTTTTTCACCATTAACTATACCTCCTATTTTTTCATTACCTGGCTGCCGACCTATTTGGTAAAAGACAAAGGAATGGACTTTATCAATATGGGGATGGTGGCCGCGCTGCCGCTGCTGTGCGGCATGATCATGGAGGTGGCGGCGGGCTGGGCCTCGGATGTCGTCGCCCACAAAAAAATCCTCTCCCTCACCGCCACCCGCAAGCTGTTTCTGACCATCGGTCTGCTGCTGGCGCTGTGTATCGGTTTCGCCCCGTTTACCCAATCCGTGTTCATGACCGTATTGCTGCTGTGCGTGGCAAAATCGGGCACGACCATTGCGGCGTCGCAAGTGTGGGCCCTGCCGGGGGACGTGGCGCCGAAAAACAGCGTCTCTATGGTGGCCGGTTTGCAAAACACCGTCTCGAATTTCGGCGGGGCCATCGGACCGGTTGTTACCGGCTTTATTGTGGCGACAACCGGCTCCTTTACCTATGCTTTGGTGTTTTCCGCCGCGCTGGTGGTGGTGGGGATTCTGAATTACCTGTTTTTGCTCGGTAGGGTTGAACCCATCGAGCCTGAAATTTCCGGTCCC